The proteins below are encoded in one region of Segatella copri:
- a CDS encoding glycoside hydrolase family 5 protein yields the protein MKKIVMIILAAAHFAWAGAQVKPVDGRISKMKLTATELAHYMAPGVNLGNTMEACDWNDVFTNQAGLKSETSWQNDKTTESYIRSLKQQGFNSLRIPTSWVAGHLTDKENMTIDPVWMKRIKEIVNYGLNAGLCVIINEHWDGGWMEHDAFTSGANVAEHKEMFRKLWTNIAKEFKTYDQRVLFAALNEPGVGGASPQVQGDMLAPDSKEFADRLLAYEQVFIDAVRATGGNNASRVLIVQTPKTEIDLAAKDSYDITRLKDNAKNRLMAEVHFYDPYIFTLMDKDADWGKVALYWKGHAPADDQGRTVNTIWYDNKNVDAYQHITNQVMKMKQKFVDLGYPVVIGEYGANRKDASLFGGNQEKHNESMMAWYGAVTAEMMKAGLIPYVWDINVQPLPHMTIFDRKKQVVSDSYIFKGVMQGAAEGMEDYLKIYPKP from the coding sequence ATGAAGAAGATAGTTATGATTATATTGGCTGCCGCTCATTTCGCTTGGGCTGGCGCACAGGTTAAACCAGTGGATGGCCGTATCTCGAAAATGAAACTCACGGCTACCGAACTGGCTCACTATATGGCTCCAGGAGTCAACCTGGGTAATACGATGGAGGCGTGCGACTGGAACGATGTCTTTACCAATCAGGCTGGACTGAAGTCGGAAACTTCATGGCAGAATGATAAGACTACTGAGAGTTATATCCGGAGCTTGAAACAGCAGGGATTCAACAGTCTTCGTATCCCTACATCCTGGGTGGCTGGACATCTTACGGATAAGGAGAATATGACCATAGATCCTGTCTGGATGAAACGAATCAAGGAAATCGTAAACTATGGTCTCAATGCCGGTCTCTGTGTCATCATCAACGAACACTGGGATGGCGGATGGATGGAGCATGATGCCTTTACCAGCGGGGCGAATGTGGCAGAGCATAAGGAGATGTTCCGCAAGCTGTGGACGAATATAGCAAAGGAATTCAAGACATATGACCAGCGGGTTCTCTTTGCTGCCCTCAACGAACCGGGAGTGGGAGGCGCCAGTCCGCAGGTTCAAGGCGACATGCTGGCTCCTGATAGTAAGGAGTTTGCCGACCGGCTCCTGGCATACGAACAGGTGTTTATCGATGCCGTCCGTGCTACCGGTGGTAATAATGCCAGCCGTGTGCTCATCGTACAGACTCCAAAGACCGAGATTGATTTGGCTGCCAAGGATTCTTACGACATCACCCGTCTGAAAGATAATGCGAAGAACCGTCTGATGGCAGAGGTTCATTTCTACGATCCTTATATATTTACCTTGATGGACAAAGATGCCGATTGGGGCAAGGTGGCACTCTATTGGAAGGGACATGCGCCTGCCGATGACCAGGGACGAACCGTAAACACCATCTGGTATGATAATAAGAACGTGGATGCCTACCAGCATATCACCAATCAGGTGATGAAGATGAAACAGAAGTTTGTAGATCTGGGCTATCCGGTAGTCATCGGCGAATATGGTGCCAACCGTAAGGATGCCTCTCTCTTCGGTGGTAATCAGGAGAAGCATAATGAGAGTATGATGGCATGGTATGGTGCTGTGACTGCCGAAATGATGAAGGCAGGACTTATCCCATACGTCTGGGATATCAATGTGCAGCCTCTTCCTCACATGACCATCTTCGACAGAAAAAAGCAGGTAGTTTCCGACTCCTATATATTTAAAGGTGTGATGCAGGGAGCAGCCGAAGGGATGGAAGATTACCTGAAAATCTATCCGAAACCTTAG
- a CDS encoding glycoside hydrolase 5 family protein → MKKIFVFLMMALATCNISAKSNFVQVKDGHFVRDGKPYYYVGTNFWYGAILGSEGQGGNRERLCRELDKMKEMGIDNLRILVGSDGKREVKTKVEPTLQEAPGIYNDTILAGLDYLLMEMGKRKMLAVLYLNNSWEWSGGYGYYLEQAGLGQAPRPNEDGYPAFMNFVAKYASCEKAHQLFYDYVKFILTRTNRYTKKKYKDDPAIMSWQIGNEPRAFSKEQLPAFEKWLGEASKLIRSLDKNHLISIGSEGKWGCEGELNCWERICADKNVDYCNIHLWPYNWSWARKDHLQEDLGISCKNTKEYIDEHLEVCGRIRKPLVMEEFGYPRDGFSFSTSSTTEARDGYYKYVFSLVGDNAASGGYFAGCNFWGWGGFANPKHEQWQVGDDYTGDPAQEAQGLNSVFSTDKSTLDVVKTQVDRMKKIGK, encoded by the coding sequence ATGAAGAAGATATTTGTTTTTTTGATGATGGCGTTGGCTACATGCAATATCTCAGCGAAGTCGAACTTTGTGCAGGTGAAGGACGGACATTTCGTTCGTGATGGTAAACCTTATTATTATGTAGGTACCAATTTCTGGTATGGAGCAATCCTCGGTTCAGAAGGACAGGGCGGCAACCGTGAGCGTCTCTGTAGGGAACTCGATAAGATGAAGGAGATGGGCATTGATAATCTCCGCATCCTGGTGGGCTCTGATGGAAAGCGAGAAGTGAAGACCAAGGTTGAGCCGACGCTGCAGGAAGCTCCGGGCATTTATAACGATACAATTCTTGCCGGTCTCGACTATCTGCTGATGGAGATGGGCAAACGCAAGATGCTGGCCGTGCTCTATCTGAACAATTCCTGGGAATGGAGTGGCGGTTATGGCTATTACCTGGAGCAGGCTGGTTTGGGTCAGGCTCCCCGTCCTAACGAAGATGGATATCCTGCCTTCATGAACTTCGTTGCCAAATATGCATCCTGCGAAAAGGCGCATCAGCTATTCTATGATTATGTGAAATTCATACTTACGAGAACCAACAGATATACAAAGAAGAAGTATAAGGATGACCCGGCCATCATGTCATGGCAGATAGGTAATGAGCCTCGTGCTTTCAGCAAAGAGCAGTTGCCTGCTTTCGAAAAGTGGCTGGGTGAAGCGAGCAAGCTGATCCGTTCGCTCGATAAGAATCATCTGATTTCTATCGGTAGCGAAGGCAAATGGGGATGTGAAGGAGAACTGAACTGTTGGGAACGGATCTGTGCCGACAAGAATGTGGATTATTGCAACATTCATCTTTGGCCATACAACTGGAGTTGGGCGAGAAAAGACCATTTGCAGGAAGATTTGGGAATCTCCTGCAAGAACACAAAGGAGTATATTGATGAACATCTTGAGGTATGCGGACGTATCAGGAAGCCATTGGTGATGGAGGAGTTCGGCTATCCTCGTGATGGTTTCTCTTTCTCAACTTCTTCTACAACAGAAGCACGTGATGGATATTATAAGTATGTGTTCAGTCTTGTTGGCGACAATGCTGCATCCGGCGGTTACTTTGCCGGTTGTAACTTCTGGGGATGGGGCGGTTTTGCCAATCCTAAGCATGAGCAGTGGCAGGTAGGTGATGACTACACCGGTGATCCTGCTCAGGAAGCGCAAGGTCTGAACTCCGTTTTCTCTACCGATAAATCTACATTGGATGTAGTAAAGACGCAGGTAGACAGAATGAAGAAGATTGGTAAGTAA